Within Sorangiineae bacterium MSr11367, the genomic segment GAGCGCGGCCTGGTTGATCGACCCCGTGAGCACGTAATCGGCGCCCAGGGCAAAGGCGGAGGCGATGGCCGTGGGCGTGCCGAGACCGCCCGCCGCACCCACGCGGATCGGGCGCGTGTAGCCATGTCGTTCGACGAGGTCCGCGCGCAAGGCGGCAATCGAGGGAAAGAGCGCGCCGAGCGGACGATTGTCGGTGTGACCACCGGAGTCCGACTCGACGGTGATGTCCTCCGCCACGGGGACGCGCTTCGCGAGCTCCGCCTCCTCCTGGGTGAGCTTTCCGCGCTCCACCAACGCGGCCAGCATGTCGGCGGGCGCGGGGGACATGAAACGGGTGGCCACTTCCGGCCGCGAGATCTTCGCAAACAGGTGAGTCCGTCTCCGGATACGTCCGTCGGGCGCAAGATGGAGACCGCTCGAGGCATAATGCACGACCGCCGGGGTCAATCCCATGAAGGCCGAGGCGCACACCCGTGCGACACCTCTGCGAACCAAGAGGTCCGCCACGCGCTCCTCGAGCGAAGGCTCGCTCGGCGAGTGAATGAGGTTGATCCCCCATGGCGCGGTACTGCCCAACGCTCGTTCGAGCTCGTCCAGCGACTTCTCTACATGCGGGAGGCCGAGACCCGCCGCACCGAAGAAGCCGAGCATGCCGCCCTTCGCCATGGCGATCACCAGCGCCGTGGTGGCGATACCATTGGCCATTTCGCCGGCGACGTACGGAAATCGCGTGCGGTGCGCCTCGCAGAACGAGCGATCGCCGAGCCACTCCGGGTAGAGCGGAGGCAAGCTCGCGAGGAGCGCGTAGCCGCCATCGCGCGCGCCATTTGCCTCGCCGCCGGTACCGACGCCGATGCGGCCGCTCGACGCTTCGCGAATCACGTACGCGGGCTCGCGGACCTGTGGGATCGCGTGGAGAAGATCCTGCGCTTCGAACGCGGGCGCCGCAGTCTTCGGCGACCACGTCCCCATCGTCGACAATCCATTCGTGTGCACACCGTGCCGTTGCATGACCCCTCCGAGCACACCAAAAACAACGTTGTATCTTTTTCGTTTCGAAAGCGTTTCTTAAAAAGCGATTTCGAAACTAATAACTAAACAGAGCCATTCGAAGCTGACCCAAAGCCAAAACCGAGACGCGACGCCGACGCGGATACGGATGACAGCGTTGCAGGCAGGAGCAACTTCGAAACCCGTGCCAACATATGACCCGAAGTACGTTCGTCGAGTGTTCGTTGGACACGGTCTCTTATTTTCGTGGCCATACGGTGAGCACGTTGTTTCCTTATCTCGACGGGCTCACGTTCGTCACCGAGGTCGCTCGCGTTCAGCTTTATGGGCTCGTGGAAAATGAACTTCCATCGAGACGGCAGCGGCAGCACGGTGAAGGGCATCGGCAGAATCGTGCCCAAGATCGGTTTGACGAAGCGTAGCGTCCACGCAACGGGCAAGCACTCTTCGCCACCGACGATGGCGACGGGAACGATGGGGGCGCCCCGCGCCAAGGCAATGCGGAGAAAGCCCGTGTGCCACTGGCGCATGCGGTACGCGTGGAGGAACGACTTGCAGTTCCCCTCGGTACCTTCCGGGTAGATCGAGAAGACTTCCATCTCGCGCGGAATCAACTCCGGCGTCCTGAGCCAGGATGCGGGGAAGCCGCCAAAGGCCTCGAAAAATC encodes:
- a CDS encoding PfaD family polyunsaturated fatty acid/polyketide biosynthesis protein, with the translated sequence MQRHGVHTNGLSTMGTWSPKTAAPAFEAQDLLHAIPQVREPAYVIREASSGRIGVGTGGEANGARDGGYALLASLPPLYPEWLGDRSFCEAHRTRFPYVAGEMANGIATTALVIAMAKGGMLGFFGAAGLGLPHVEKSLDELERALGSTAPWGINLIHSPSEPSLEERVADLLVRRGVARVCASAFMGLTPAVVHYASSGLHLAPDGRIRRRTHLFAKISRPEVATRFMSPAPADMLAALVERGKLTQEEAELAKRVPVAEDITVESDSGGHTDNRPLGALFPSIAALRADLVERHGYTRPIRVGAAGGLGTPTAIASAFALGADYVLTGSINQAALESGLSVAGKQMLAQADLADVIMAPAADMFELGVKVQVLRRGTMFATRAARLYEAYVTYPSLEAIPNDARKRLEKEVLNASLDTIWSETRQFWLRRDAGEVERAERDPKHRMALVFRWYLGKSSRWAIDGDPARRADYQIWCGPAMGAFNTWVRGSFLANPENRSAVQIALNLLEGAAVISRAQQLRASGVPVPAAAFHFRPRPLS
- a CDS encoding 1-acyl-sn-glycerol-3-phosphate acyltransferase: MMTKRVFPPLRALLRTGYISLSVEGAEHVPRSGPAIYVGNHAGWFTMDTFLGAIALADNVGIDRLPWGAVQDELLRLPKIGRFFEAFGGFPASWLRTPELIPREMEVFSIYPEGTEGNCKSFLHAYRMRQWHTGFLRIALARGAPIVPVAIVGGEECLPVAWTLRFVKPILGTILPMPFTVLPLPSRWKFIFHEPIKLNASDLGDEREPVEIRKQRAHRMATKIRDRVQRTLDERTSGHMLARVSKLLLPATLSSVSASASRLGFGFGSASNGSV